One genomic segment of Poecile atricapillus isolate bPoeAtr1 chromosome 18, bPoeAtr1.hap1, whole genome shotgun sequence includes these proteins:
- the RERGL gene encoding ras-related and estrogen-regulated growth inhibitor-like protein, with amino-acid sequence MRGGVARGALKAGGRRGRRGGGMAEVKVAVLGGSGAGKSALAVRFLTRRFIGEYASSAECIYMKHLCLDGRQIHLEIYDPCSQPQQGKLSLTDELHWADGFIIVYDISNRASFAFAKALLYRIRESHIGVCKKMLESSIFLVGNKQDLCHMREVGWDEGQKLAIDNKCQFCELSAAENYQEVVAMFTKVLRNITSNFKVKEKRRPSGSKSMAKLINNVFGKRRKSV; translated from the exons atgagggGCGGTGTCGCCCGAGGCGCTTTAAAGGctggcgggcggcggggccggcgtGGCGGAGGAATGGCCGAGGTGAAGGTGGCCGTGCTGGGCGGCAGCGGAGCCGGCAAGTCGG CGCTCGCAGTGAGGTTCCTGACCCGCCGATTCATCGGAGAGTACGCGTCCAGCGCCG AATGCATCTACATGAAGCACTTGTGCCTGGATGGGAGGCAGATCCACCTGGAAATTTATGACCCTTGTTCACAG ccacagcaggggAAGCTTTCCCTCACAGATGAGCTCCACTGGGCTGATGGATTTATCATTGTTTACGACATCAGCAACAGAGCATCATTTGCGTTTGCAAAAGCCCTGCTGTACAGGATCCGAGAGtctcacataggagtttgtaaaaa aatgcTTGAGTCATCAATATTTTTGGTGGGCAATAAACAGGATTTATGCCACATGAGGGAAGTTGGCTGGGATGAAGGACAGAAGCTGGCAATAGATAACAAGTGCCAATTCTGTGAACTGTCTGCAGCAGAGAATTATCAGGAAGTTGTGGCAATGTTCACCAAAGTCCTGAGGAATATCACTTCCAATTTCAAAgtcaaagaaaagagaagaccAAGTGGTTCCAAGTCGATGGCCAAATTAATCAACAATGTGtttggaaagagaaggaaatctgTGTAA